The Kribbella amoyensis genomic sequence TGGTCGGCCAACAGCGGGGTGATGTCCTTGAACACCACGCCCGCCTGCGGGTAGTCCGGGATGTCGCGGATGCCGTCCGTCAGTACCTCTTGCAGCGAACGCATGTCAGCAGTCGGCCCCGATCCGTGCCTTGGTCACCGGTGTTGTCACTTGCCGCGCTTCGAGCGCGGTTTGCGGGTCGGCTGCGGCCGTCCCGCCGCGGCCGAGGACTTCGGCCGGCTGGACGCCACCGGCGTACCACCGGAGCGGGGGCGGTCCTGCGGACGGTCCGGTCGCTCGGCGACCGCGGTACCACCGCCGCCGGCCGTGGCCGCCGCGGCGGCGGCCGGGACCGGCATCCCGGAGGCGTTGGTGACGGCCCCGCCGCGCTTGGCGAGCACCCGGCGACGCAGCGCCTGCATGCCCGGCTCGCGCTCCTTGAAGGTGGCCAGCAGCGCCGGGGCGATGAAGACCGAGGAGTACGCACCGACCGCGATACCGATGAACAGCGCCAGCGACAGGTCCTTCAGCGGACCGGTCCCGAGCACCGCCGTACCGACGACCAGGATCGAGCCGACCGGGAGCAGCGCGATCACCGTCGTGTTGATCGACCGCACCACGGTCTGGTTGACGGCCAGGTTCGCCGCGTCGCTGTAGGTGAAGCGGTTCGAGCCGGTGATCCCGCGGGTGTTCTCACGCACCTTGTCGAACACCACGACGGTGTCGTACAGCGAGTACCCGAGGATGGTGAGGACGCCGATCACGGTCGCCGGCGTGACGTCGAACCCGATCAGCGCGTAGACGCCGACCGTGATCAGGACGTCGTGCACCAGCGCGATGATCGCCGCCGCCGAGGCCTTCGGTTCCCGGAAGTAGATCCAGATCACCAGGAAGACCAGCACCAGGAACACGATCAGGGCCAGGACCGCCTTGTGCGCGATCTGGTCACCCCAGGAGGCGCCGATCTGCGACGTACTCACCTGGTTGGGCTGGACACCGGCCTCGGTGGCGATCGCGGTCCGGACCTTGGCGATGTCGTCCTGGTCCAGCGGCCGGGTCTGGATCCGCACCTTGTCGGTACCGATCGTGGTGACCACCGGGTCGCCGAGGTCCTGGGCGTTGGTCGCCTTCACCGCGTCGGTGAAGTCGGCGACGCTGTTGTCGGTGACGCGCACGTTCGCCTGGTACTCGACGCCGCCCTTGAACTCGATCCCGAGCGCGAGGCCGCGGGCGAACAGGCCGACCAGAGAGACGACGACGAGGGCGAGGGAGACGCCGAACCAGATCTTGCGGTGACCGATGAAGTCGTAGGAGACCTCACCGCGGTGCAACCGGGCACCGATGTTGCCGAGCTTCGACATCAGACCTCCCCTCCCACGGGCTTGCGCGTCGACGGCCGGGACTTCTTGGTCGCCGGGCGGGCCGGACCGGCCTGGCCGGGCAGCCGTTCGACACCCAGATGCTCGGGATCGAGGCCGGACAGTTTGTGGCCGTGACCGAAGAAGTCGGTCCGGGCCAGCAGGGTGACCAGCGGCTTGGTGAAGATGAACACCACCAGCAGGTCGATCAGCGTGGTCAGGCCGAGGGTGAACGCGAAGCCCTTCACACCGCCGACCGCGAGGATGTACAGCACCACCGCGGCGAGCAGCGAGATCGAGTCCGCCGCGATGATCGTGTGCTTGGCGCGGGCCCAGCCGGTCTCCACCGAGGAGCGCAGGCTGCGGCCCTCCCGGACCTCGTCCCGGAGCCGCTCGAAGTAGATGACGAACGAGTCCGCGGTGATACCGATCGCCACGATCAGACCCGCGATCCCGGCCAGCGTCAGGGTGAACCCGATCGCCTTGCCGAGCAGCACCACCGACGCGTACGTGAGCAGCGCCGCCACCGCGAGCGAGGCGACCACCACGATGCCGAGGCCGCGGTAGTACAGGAACGAGAACAGGATCACCAGCGCCAGCCCGATCAGACCGGCCATGATGCCGGCCGACAGCTGGTCACCGCCGAGCTGCGGCGAGATCGTCTCGACCGAGGAGATGTCGAACGAGACCGGCAGCGCGCCGAACTTCAGCACGTTCGCCAGGTCGCGCGCGTCGGCCTCGGTGAAGGTTCCGGTGATCTGCGCCTGGCCGCCCGGGATCGGGCCGCTCACGCTCGGCGTCGAGATGGTCTCGCCGTCGAGCACGATCGCGAACAGGTTCTGGCCCTCGCCGCGCTGCGCGATCGCGGTCGTCGCCTTGAGGAACTTGTCGCCGCCCTCGTTGTTGAAGTTCAGGTTGACCTGCCACTGGAACCCGCCCTGCGGGATGCCCGCGCTGGCGCCGGACAGGTCGGTGCCCTTGATGATCGCCGGGCCGAGCAGGTACTTGGTGGCCTTGTCCCGGCTGCAGG encodes the following:
- the secD gene encoding protein translocase subunit SecD — encoded protein: MATTTTTRPGRLLIVLAVILVLLFGIMGLTKSWGPKLGLDLRGGTTITLTAKSLAGGGSVTAEQLAEAKNIISQRVNGAGVGEAEITTAGSNHINVAVPGASQDSLIKQVGQTALLYFRVVYDAQAGTPVPTTTPSAQPTTTPKPSATPKPSTTIKPSATPSATPKGRAWSSALGKDATPTPTPSAQPSTPAATPSTPAANNGDPLAWTPDAASQEAFAKYTCDQPAPVDDPDKPLISCSRDKATKYLLGPAIIKGTDLSGASAGIPQGGFQWQVNLNFNNEGGDKFLKATTAIAQRGEGQNLFAIVLDGETISTPSVSGPIPGGQAQITGTFTEADARDLANVLKFGALPVSFDISSVETISPQLGGDQLSAGIMAGLIGLALVILFSFLYYRGLGIVVVASLAVAALLTYASVVLLGKAIGFTLTLAGIAGLIVAIGITADSFVIYFERLRDEVREGRSLRSSVETGWARAKHTIIAADSISLLAAVVLYILAVGGVKGFAFTLGLTTLIDLLVVFIFTKPLVTLLARTDFFGHGHKLSGLDPEHLGVERLPGQAGPARPATKKSRPSTRKPVGGEV
- the secF gene encoding protein translocase subunit SecF, with the protein product MSKLGNIGARLHRGEVSYDFIGHRKIWFGVSLALVVVSLVGLFARGLALGIEFKGGVEYQANVRVTDNSVADFTDAVKATNAQDLGDPVVTTIGTDKVRIQTRPLDQDDIAKVRTAIATEAGVQPNQVSTSQIGASWGDQIAHKAVLALIVFLVLVFLVIWIYFREPKASAAAIIALVHDVLITVGVYALIGFDVTPATVIGVLTILGYSLYDTVVVFDKVRENTRGITGSNRFTYSDAANLAVNQTVVRSINTTVIALLPVGSILVVGTAVLGTGPLKDLSLALFIGIAVGAYSSVFIAPALLATFKEREPGMQALRRRVLAKRGGAVTNASGMPVPAAAAAATAGGGGTAVAERPDRPQDRPRSGGTPVASSRPKSSAAAGRPQPTRKPRSKRGK